ATTGCGGCGCCCTCAATCGCTTCGTAAGTGAACTGGGTTCCGTTGTGCGACCGGTTCACGATCCCCTCGTCGGTCAGCGCGCGGAGTAACTTACCCGCCGTGCTGCTGCCCAAGTCAAGCGCATCGGACACATCGCCAACAGCGCAGTGAGGTTGATAGCGAACAAATATCGCCACCTGGTCTTTCTGGGTTAATTGTTTGCTCATTGGTCAATACTCGATTAATTAATTAAACCTGCCGCTTTGCGGCGTTTGTACTCTTCCATCAGCAACTGCGCCGGAGTTGGCCCTGCCGGGTGTTGCGGTGCTGCCAGTTGGCGACGGATCGGCGGTACCGATAACCCGTTGCCGACATGCTTTGTCCATTTTGTTAAAAGTTTCTCTGCGAGTTTTTTGAGTTCCCCCTCTGTCATCTGACGTTCAACCCCCGTTCTTCGCATCTCAATGCATACGTGGTAGAGCACTGGCTGCGCCCACGGATATTTATCACTCCCCGAATACCGGTATGACTCGTTACGCCAGCGGCGGTACTCTTCCATCACACGGTCTGATGTAAGACCAAAGGGATTGGCGCCGCTTTCAGAAACGAGGGACACAAACTCTGCAAGGTCAGGTGGCCAGGTGTTCCCCATAGCGCAACGCTCCATGCATTGCTGACAAACAAGTTTTATCTGCGCTTCAGTCATCGAACCTATCTGAGCGATCCAGAGGTCCGTTGGTTCGGTTCCATTCTTCTGCGTCCAGCGGTTCGAGAATATTTCCCCCATGACTTGCCATAACCGCCATGCCGTTTCCATCGCCATCAAGCCCGTTCCGGCGGCGCCATTCTGCGTGTGCTGACTGAATTTGCTGAACAGCTCTGGATGCTGTTGATCCTGATTGAACTCCGGCATTTTCGTTACCTCCGGCTTCTGGTTTCTGTTTCGATCTCACCAGCACAACGTGCCTGGCAAATTTTTGTTCCCACTGAATCTGCGTGAACACCTTCCCCTCTGAGTTCCAGTACGCTGCAAACTCTGCCAGCTCTGAATCAAGATAATCCGGGTCAGGAAGTTGAATTCCCCATTGCGCAGCTCGCTGACGAAAATCAAATGACGGTAGCCAGTTGCTGGTCATGGTGAATTTACCGATCGGTTCATTCACTCCTTCCAGGTAACGTGGGGCACTTGGTTCAACTGGTTTTTCATCCCCTTCATTTTTTTCATCTGCCCCGCCCTTAAGAGAGGGGTTTAGATCTTCTCTTCTCTTCTCTTCTCTGGTCCGCTTTTTGTCCGCATCGCTTGCGGACGCCTTGCGGATGTTTCGCTTCCTGTCTGCTTCCTGTGCTCGTCGCTTCGCTGACTGCCCGTTATGCTCCGCAAACCTTGGCATACAAAGGCTCACGCTTGTTTCCTCTAACCAGCCAACTGCAATTAATGCCTGCGCAAATCCTTCAAATCCGATCATGTGGTTCAGTGTCTTTGATGAGTAACCTTCGAGCTCTCCATCAATTGAGTGAGCATCAAACAGACACCACGTCGCATGTAGTGCACCAACTACGCGCAATCTGTCCGCATCCAAAGCGGACGAAATGCGGACGACTTTTGGGTGTGTGTGCAAATCCGCACGCATCTTGATCCAGTCTCCAGCCATTACCGCTCTCCTGCCGTGGATGATTTAGTGGTCATTGGTCAAAACTCGATTACAAAAACTGTGGCGCTACGGCGCTAATACTCGCCAGTAGGGGTCCCGCCACGTCTGCGGGTAACATGTTGAATAAAGCGATCGCCGCTTCACGAATTTCCTTCTCTAGCTTTTGCACCGGCGCGCCGAGCAGCTTCGCCTGATGTGCCTCACTGCACTCTTTGATCGCGCTAGCCACCAACTCCACTTCCGTTCTAGCATTACCGAGCCCATGTTTTCTGCCTATCTCAACCGGCAAAGCCGCAACAATTGCGTCCGACAGTTGCATAATGTAAGCAGTGTATTTCTCCGATCCTCCCTCATTTTTCAGGTAGCGGAATAAATTCTGCTTGTTCACAGTGATCCCCCGCCCCCCTCCCTTCTTCCACTGTTCGGCCACCAGCTGCGCGATCTTTTCCTGCGCCTGTCCAGGCAAGATAGATTCCCATTCACGTACTGCTGCCAGTACCGATCGATGTTTAAAGCAGTCACGCCGATGGGGCTTAAACTGATTATTAGTTTTCAACGGTGCGGTAAGTTGCTGGTTATGATGTTGATAAGTTATTGACTGCATGATTAGGCATCCTTCTGAGGTAAACCATCTGAGGGATTCGGGTAAAGGTCGGGACGTAATTCATGTGGAATCACTTTCCAATCCAGAGCTCTGCACGCATTGAGAACTTCTGTGCTGGCAACCTGCGTACGAAACCAGACAGACACGGTTTGCGAATTTTTACCTAAGCGACGTGCCAGTTCAGATTGACTGCCACATAGAGAAATTATTTTTTGTTGGATGTGTTCTTTCATGCTGCCTCCCAATTTAAGAATCACATAATTGATAAATAATTTGTCAATGTCAAGAAACTTAATCAGCCACATCTGATAAGAAAGTTTGTATGCTTGCTTATAGGTTTGATTTGGATACGAACATGAACTTTGAAGAAAGACTGTTACGAGCTCTTGATGAAGCCGGGATATCTCAATCAGAGTTGGGCCGGAGAGTTGGAGTTAACTCGCAAACGGTGAGTAACTGGTGTAATACCGGCAACTTTCCACGTAAAGAAAAGCTGGCTTTATTCCCGAAAGCTTTAGGTAAGCCTCTGTATTGGTTCTTTTTAACTGATGAGGAAGAGGCGCATCTTAATGCAACCAGCGCAAGCAAAACGGTATTGAACGAGCAACAAGCCGCTCTGCTAGAGATCTTTGACCAATTGCCAGAAGTCGAGCAAACCCGCTTCATGCAACTTGCCAGCGATCGACTCGAAGAGCTGGATAAGTTTATGGCCGAATTCCTCAGTAAGAGGAAAATCGAGCCAACATCGTCTAAAGACTGAATTCAACCATCAAAAAAGGTCGCCTGGAGCGGCCTTTTTTGTATCTGTAGCACGCCAAACCTCCAATAAAAACAATAACTGAAATATAATTTGTCATTTATCATTTGACCTATGACATATTTATTTGTAGTCTGATTTTAGAATATCAGTCATCAAGGCAGGACGCCCACGAAGTAGCTGCCGGTGGCATACGAAACACCGGATGAGATGACACTAATTAACGCGCAGCAGGCTTTACCGTTCCGTCAGCCAGACGCAAATGGCATCTAAGAGGAAATAATCATGATCGACTTTGCACGCAATCCAGTAGGCCAGCAGGCCGTTCGTCGTAATCGTTTTACCGCGCCCTTCCGTTTTCTTTGGTGCGTACTGTGTATTAAAGGTAACCCCGAGTTAAAAGCATGAGCTCGTTTTTCACATTAATCGTTACTGTCTGCGCCCTCACCGGGGAATGTTCAGACATCATGTTTGGGATTTATCAGAGTGAGGAAGTTTGTGAAGCAGCTGCCGCAGAGCAGCAAGTTAGAGGCGAGTGCATCCTGTATAAAACGGCTGACGACCAACAGCCTGCATTCAAGTTTTGAACGAGTTTTGACCAATGGCCTGGCTGGCCAAGAAAGGAAATGATTATGGAATTTGGAATGAAGCGCGTTATGGCATCCGTGCAAGCTATTGCAGCTCTTAATGCAATTTCAGCTGGCGCACCCGTAACACTAACCGCAATCAGCAAAGAATCAAATTTGTCGGTGTCCTACCTCGAGCAAATTTTCTCTCAGCTTCGCCGCGGTAAGTTGGTTTCATCGCAGAAAGGACCGGGAGGCGGATATAAGTTACGCGCCGGTGATATCTCAGTATCAGAAGTGATCCGGGCTGTTAGTCGAATCCCGAAAAACACCGCTTTCGACCCTGTGCTTAAGGCTCTGGACTCTGTGCTGGTTTCCCAGCTCACTAAAAAAGACAGCCGCCAATAAGCACAAAACCCGCGCAAGGCGGGTTAAGTACCCCAGTTAGCCGACCAAAGCTTTCCGGGATCGAGTTTTGACCAATGACCACTACCCAAGGCGGCAATCACTAGCTGAGGGTATCTTACAACCAAAATTAAGGACCCGATATGGAATTCTTCAATTTAATCAAAGCAACTCAAAAATCAGGTAAGCCAGACGGCATTATCTGGTTCTCCGCAAAAACCGATTCCCGCGCCAGCCTCCTGCTTGATGTGGCTCTGGAGGATGCGGGAATTGAAACTGGTCGCGGTAATGACTACAACAAACCCGTTCGCACTGATTTCCCTGTGTTCAATGATTTACCCGAAGAAGGTGTATTAGATTTCGGATGGTGCACTCGCTACGAACTGGGCGAAGATGCTCGTACCTGGTATCCGAAAGCTAAGATCGCAAACGACAAAGCGGAGAATGAAAACTCTGTTACTTCCGCCGCCACGGATACAAATATAGAACCACCAGCCCCCGCCGTTGATACGACCGTACCAGTTGAAAACCGCAACCAGGGCGTTCGATTTGCCATTCACCTGATGAATGATAAATACCAGACCCATATAAGCAAAGATCAGCAGGTTGCTGCCAGCGAACTGGTGCTTGAAGAAGGCAATACCTATCTGCACAACCTGCTTCTGGCCAGGACTGATGTTGCTGGCATTGCCGATCTTTCCATGCATGCCGAGTGGAAACTTGTTCAGGCGGTAAAAGCTGTGTTTTCGGAAGATGAGACGCACAGCCCTTCAGCAATTGCCGCGTTCATGAATGCATGGGTTGCAGCAGCCAGCGCTGGCGAACAGAGCCTACTGGTCGAAGACTGGCAGGGCACTATCCAAACTGCTGGCAATGAGGAAGTCGCTAATAACGATGGGCGCACTAATTCTGAACTGAACGAACGGGCTTTTTCCCACTCTCAACTTACTTTCGAGAAGCGTGTGTTCGGCACCTGGCTGTTTGGTCTCTTTGACGAATTAACGCCAGAGCAGTCGTCTGAAGCCTCGCGTATTGAGCTGGATATGGACGCGCATTACGCCCAGAACATCATGCTCGCGAGTCGTAACGTCCGCCAGCTCGCGCATGTTTTTCCTGAAACAATCGCAGACCTTT
This sequence is a window from Enterobacter sp. 638. Protein-coding genes within it:
- a CDS encoding replication protein P — translated: METAWRLWQVMGEIFSNRWTQKNGTEPTDLWIAQIGSMTEAQIKLVCQQCMERCAMGNTWPPDLAEFVSLVSESGANPFGLTSDRVMEEYRRWRNESYRYSGSDKYPWAQPVLYHVCIEMRRTGVERQMTEGELKKLAEKLLTKWTKHVGNGLSVPPIRRQLAAPQHPAGPTPAQLLMEEYKRRKAAGLIN
- a CDS encoding DnaT-like ssDNA-binding domain-containing protein, with translation MAGDWIKMRADLHTHPKVVRISSALDADRLRVVGALHATWCLFDAHSIDGELEGYSSKTLNHMIGFEGFAQALIAVGWLEETSVSLCMPRFAEHNGQSAKRRAQEADRKRNIRKASASDADKKRTREEKRREDLNPSLKGGADEKNEGDEKPVEPSAPRYLEGVNEPIGKFTMTSNWLPSFDFRQRAAQWGIQLPDPDYLDSELAEFAAYWNSEGKVFTQIQWEQKFARHVVLVRSKQKPEAGGNENAGVQSGSTASRAVQQIQSAHAEWRRRNGLDGDGNGMAVMASHGGNILEPLDAEEWNRTNGPLDRSDRFDD
- a CDS encoding toxin YdaT family protein, coding for MQSITYQHHNQQLTAPLKTNNQFKPHRRDCFKHRSVLAAVREWESILPGQAQEKIAQLVAEQWKKGGGRGITVNKQNLFRYLKNEGGSEKYTAYIMQLSDAIVAALPVEIGRKHGLGNARTEVELVASAIKECSEAHQAKLLGAPVQKLEKEIREAAIALFNMLPADVAGPLLASISAVAPQFL
- a CDS encoding YdaS family helix-turn-helix protein → MKEHIQQKIISLCGSQSELARRLGKNSQTVSVWFRTQVASTEVLNACRALDWKVIPHELRPDLYPNPSDGLPQKDA
- a CDS encoding helix-turn-helix domain-containing protein; this encodes MNFEERLLRALDEAGISQSELGRRVGVNSQTVSNWCNTGNFPRKEKLALFPKALGKPLYWFFLTDEEEAHLNATSASKTVLNEQQAALLEIFDQLPEVEQTRFMQLASDRLEELDKFMAEFLSKRKIEPTSSKD
- a CDS encoding DUF1482 family protein; this translates as MSSFFTLIVTVCALTGECSDIMFGIYQSEEVCEAAAAEQQVRGECILYKTADDQQPAFKF